In Desulfofundulus kuznetsovii DSM 6115, the following are encoded in one genomic region:
- a CDS encoding polyprenyl synthetase family protein, with protein sequence MLELFEEIKDELAIVERELQATLQTPDPFLTETSTHLLKAGGKRLRPAFSLLGGKCANFHLERVLPLAVALELIHMATLVHDDVVDAAMTRRGVPTIKARWGNRISTHIGDYLLAQSLILIASYDEPLIPRVLADTSVKMCEGEIQQISGCFDTGQTVKDYFYRINRKTALLIAASCQLGAVACGAPKEIHLALRRYGHNIGMAFQITDDILDLVAEQRQLGKPVGSDLRQGIITLPMIYALEHSPRRERLRTLILCRDKNEEQVQEAITIIQHCGGIKYSIEIAEKYIWKAKGALKNLPARPAKKILEAIADFISIRKF encoded by the coding sequence ATGCTGGAGTTGTTTGAAGAAATCAAAGATGAATTGGCCATCGTAGAACGGGAATTACAAGCCACCTTGCAAACCCCGGATCCCTTTCTCACCGAAACCTCTACCCATCTTTTAAAGGCAGGGGGGAAGCGCCTGCGCCCCGCCTTTAGCTTGTTAGGAGGTAAGTGCGCCAATTTTCACCTGGAGCGGGTTCTACCTCTGGCGGTAGCTTTAGAACTCATCCATATGGCCACCCTGGTTCATGACGATGTGGTGGACGCGGCCATGACCCGCCGGGGTGTACCCACCATTAAAGCTCGCTGGGGAAACCGGATTTCTACTCATATTGGAGACTACCTGCTTGCCCAATCCCTGATTCTTATTGCCAGTTATGATGAACCCCTGATACCCCGGGTGCTGGCCGATACCAGCGTAAAAATGTGTGAAGGAGAAATCCAGCAAATTTCCGGATGCTTTGATACCGGACAAACGGTAAAGGATTATTTTTATCGCATTAACCGCAAAACCGCCCTGCTCATTGCCGCCAGCTGCCAGTTAGGGGCCGTAGCCTGCGGTGCTCCGAAGGAAATCCATCTCGCTTTACGACGGTACGGGCATAACATAGGTATGGCTTTTCAAATAACCGACGACATCCTGGACCTGGTGGCCGAACAGCGCCAACTGGGCAAACCGGTGGGCAGCGATTTGCGCCAGGGCATCATTACCCTGCCAATGATTTACGCCCTGGAGCACAGCCCCCGGCGAGAACGTTTAAGAACGTTGATTTTATGCCGGGATAAGAATGAGGAACAGGTCCAGGAAGCAATTACCATAATCCAGCATTGTGGCGGGATTAAATATTCCATTGAAATAGCTGAAAAATACATCTGGAAAGCCAAAGGGGCTTTAAAGAATTTGCCCGCACGTCCCGCCAAGAAAATATTAGAAGCTATTGCAGATTTTATAAGCATCAGAAAATTCTAG
- a CDS encoding GerAB/ArcD/ProY family transporter, producing MHDPGKISGLQMVYLLINVVGATALVFLPGFTASIVERDAWVTPVLATLPGFYVILVITALGRRFPDRTIVQYIEKLLGPWLGKIIAFFYVLFFLHVNGVIVREFGELIAAAIMPQTPQVVFSALMVAVCSYGVYHGLEVVARVMELIYPLMLILFGLILILVSGHMQPANLFPMLQHDFKTIIRASLNPIAWRGEVFLLGMFFPYLARPDLARRNGIIAVAAIGLILTINALACTAVFDVSTGRFNFATFELVRLAGFGTFLTRLDAIWIIIWIVGIFGKIALFHYAAIMGTVQLLRLKDHRTVIVPLSILLIALSLSQFKNLTEMMAWINGPWIPYAFLFEMGIPTFLLLLAFLREKPAFKHNPSK from the coding sequence ATGCACGATCCGGGGAAGATTTCAGGTCTGCAAATGGTATATTTGCTCATCAATGTTGTCGGTGCTACGGCCCTGGTCTTTTTGCCCGGGTTTACTGCATCCATAGTGGAAAGGGATGCCTGGGTAACCCCGGTTCTGGCCACCCTGCCCGGTTTTTACGTCATCCTGGTAATTACAGCCCTGGGCCGGCGTTTTCCCGACCGGACCATTGTGCAGTACATAGAAAAACTGCTGGGACCCTGGCTGGGAAAAATCATCGCTTTTTTCTATGTGCTATTTTTTCTGCACGTGAACGGGGTGATCGTGCGGGAATTTGGTGAACTGATTGCTGCTGCCATTATGCCCCAAACCCCGCAGGTAGTTTTTTCCGCTTTAATGGTTGCTGTCTGCAGCTATGGCGTGTACCACGGCCTGGAAGTGGTAGCCCGGGTCATGGAATTAATCTACCCGTTGATGCTAATCCTCTTTGGCTTAATTCTCATTCTGGTATCCGGGCACATGCAACCGGCCAACCTGTTCCCGATGCTCCAACATGATTTCAAAACCATCATCCGGGCCAGCCTCAATCCAATTGCGTGGCGGGGGGAGGTGTTTCTCCTGGGCATGTTCTTTCCATACCTGGCCAGGCCTGATCTGGCACGGCGCAACGGAATCATTGCCGTAGCGGCCATCGGATTGATCCTTACTATAAACGCCCTCGCCTGTACCGCCGTCTTCGATGTCTCCACCGGAAGGTTTAATTTTGCCACCTTCGAACTGGTGAGGCTGGCCGGTTTTGGTACCTTTCTAACCCGGCTTGACGCCATCTGGATTATAATCTGGATCGTGGGTATCTTTGGAAAGATAGCCTTATTTCATTATGCCGCGATAATGGGCACCGTCCAGCTGCTCAGACTTAAAGACCATCGAACCGTTATCGTTCCGTTAAGTATTCTGCTCATTGCCCTGTCCCTGAGCCAGTTTAAAAATTTAACGGAAATGATGGCCTGGATTAACGGTCCCTGGATTCCCTACGCCTTTCTCTTTGAAATGGGCATTCCCACCTTTTTGCTTCTCCTGGCTTTCCTAAGAGAAAAACCCGCCTTTAAACATAACCCATCAAAGTAA
- a CDS encoding restriction endonuclease — protein MKVFKFPRRALYLAYRSWQKRRQRGELLRYYVKPKEDTRNCIARWLDFYGTLLILWLLSFMFLTTFWPGKIALSFSLALVSSTGLLAAKIQKKRFQTETVYRRIRSLAEKYREKLKHSRTAEELASFLWPILESLPQFEQARPKGRKRDKKVPAGVIQATYRNVPVLVEFIPADQSPVDVSAVHNLVRTMKKQGYQYALLVTPGEFAPSTRRLVASLRSQYRIALVPEKELLYLVAQAEKIKESTGQITAEKTISLPSLSVFKRVALDYKKGRAYLTAGAFLTGFHFLLGINNPVGKAYLFLAAVNLVLAVFCLVFGERETAPPDLHDLQPET, from the coding sequence ATGAAAGTATTTAAATTTCCCCGCCGCGCCTTGTATCTGGCCTACCGGTCCTGGCAAAAACGCCGCCAGCGGGGTGAGCTTTTGCGTTACTACGTCAAACCAAAAGAAGACACCCGCAACTGTATTGCCCGCTGGCTGGATTTCTACGGTACCCTTTTAATATTGTGGCTATTGAGTTTCATGTTTTTAACCACGTTCTGGCCCGGTAAGATCGCTCTGTCCTTTTCCCTGGCCCTCGTAAGTTCCACCGGTCTTTTGGCGGCAAAAATCCAAAAGAAAAGGTTCCAGACGGAAACCGTCTATCGCAGAATACGCTCTTTAGCTGAAAAGTACCGGGAGAAATTAAAGCACTCCAGAACTGCTGAAGAACTGGCTTCCTTTTTATGGCCGATCCTGGAAAGCCTGCCCCAGTTTGAGCAGGCGCGGCCGAAGGGTAGAAAAAGGGACAAAAAAGTACCGGCCGGAGTTATCCAGGCAACTTACCGTAATGTACCCGTACTCGTCGAGTTTATACCGGCCGACCAGAGTCCGGTGGATGTTTCCGCGGTGCATAACCTGGTCAGGACAATGAAAAAGCAGGGTTATCAGTACGCCCTCCTGGTTACCCCCGGGGAATTTGCCCCGAGCACCAGACGGCTGGTAGCTTCCCTGCGCAGCCAATACCGCATTGCCCTGGTGCCGGAAAAGGAACTGTTGTACCTCGTGGCCCAGGCAGAAAAAATAAAGGAGTCTACAGGCCAGATAACGGCGGAAAAAACCATATCCCTCCCGTCCCTGTCTGTCTTTAAGCGAGTGGCCCTTGATTATAAAAAGGGGCGCGCTTACCTGACCGCCGGAGCGTTTTTAACTGGCTTCCATTTCCTGCTAGGGATAAACAATCCGGTCGGCAAGGCTTACCTTTTCCTGGCCGCGGTCAACCTCGTGCTGGCCGTGTTCTGCCTGGTTTTCGGGGAAAGGGAAACGGCGCCGCCGGATCTCCACGACCTCCAGCCCGAAACATAA
- a CDS encoding complex I 24 kDa subunit family protein, translating into MAGGEKELDEKYRQLDEIIERYGQQEGQLIRILKEAQDIFGYLPEEVQTYIAGKLDLPVSEVNGVVTFYTLFHTEPRGKYGINVCLGTACYVQGARGILDEFRRQLDLHGGDTSADGLFTVKSTRCVGACGLAPVLTVEDEVYGKFRRQDVARLLRKYRRREVTAGDQRAERPDRYPEETAPGH; encoded by the coding sequence GTGGCCGGCGGGGAAAAGGAGTTGGACGAAAAGTACCGGCAGCTGGACGAGATAATTGAACGCTACGGCCAGCAAGAGGGACAGCTAATCCGCATCCTGAAAGAGGCTCAGGATATTTTTGGTTACCTCCCGGAGGAAGTGCAAACTTATATTGCCGGCAAGCTGGACCTGCCGGTAAGTGAGGTTAATGGGGTGGTCACGTTTTACACCCTCTTTCACACGGAGCCCCGGGGAAAATACGGCATCAATGTCTGCCTGGGAACGGCCTGCTACGTTCAGGGCGCCCGGGGTATTCTCGACGAGTTCAGGCGACAGCTGGACCTGCACGGGGGCGATACCTCCGCTGACGGTTTATTTACGGTGAAGAGCACCCGCTGTGTGGGTGCCTGCGGGCTGGCGCCAGTTTTAACGGTTGAGGATGAGGTGTACGGAAAATTTCGACGCCAGGATGTGGCCAGGCTGTTGCGGAAGTACCGGCGCAGGGAGGTGACTGCCGGTGATCAACGGGCTGAACGACCTGATCGATATCCGGAAGAAACGGCTCCCGGACATTAA
- a CDS encoding precorrin-2 dehydrogenase/sirohydrochlorin ferrochelatase family protein → MSLILSRRPCLVVGGGGVAERKVLSLLACEAKVKVVSPTLTQTLREVAEKGEISYRQGEYETTDLEGIFLVIAATDRDEINRRVAAEAMARNMLVNVVDDPPHGNFYVPAVVRRGSLQIAVSTDGKSPLLARKIKEELEERYGPEYGLLVDLLGEIRHDILDNTADPRKRRDLLTAILDDQVLQLLARGELEQAKERVINAYHRGRSEP, encoded by the coding sequence GTGTCTTTAATTTTATCCCGGCGGCCGTGCCTGGTGGTGGGCGGCGGCGGCGTAGCCGAGCGTAAGGTTTTATCCCTCCTGGCCTGTGAGGCTAAAGTAAAGGTGGTCAGTCCAACCCTTACCCAAACCTTACGAGAAGTGGCGGAAAAAGGAGAAATCAGCTACCGGCAGGGGGAATACGAAACTACAGACCTGGAAGGCATCTTTTTAGTAATCGCCGCCACCGACCGGGATGAGATCAACCGCCGGGTGGCAGCCGAGGCAATGGCCAGAAACATGCTGGTGAACGTGGTGGACGATCCACCCCACGGCAATTTTTATGTCCCGGCGGTGGTAAGGCGGGGTTCCCTGCAAATCGCCGTCTCCACTGACGGCAAAAGCCCCCTGCTGGCCCGTAAGATTAAAGAGGAGCTCGAAGAACGTTATGGACCGGAATACGGTCTTCTGGTTGATTTACTGGGCGAAATACGCCACGATATTTTAGACAATACAGCCGACCCCAGGAAAAGACGGGACTTGCTAACGGCCATCCTGGATGATCAGGTTTTGCAACTGCTGGCCAGGGGAGAACTCGAGCAAGCAAAGGAGCGGGTAATCAATGCTTATCATCGCGGTCGGAGTGAACCATAG
- the hemA gene encoding glutamyl-tRNA reductase, protein MLIIAVGVNHRTAPVEIRERLSFSDHSLEASLARLNSYPAIEGCIILSTCNRTEIYAATRELDEGLNAIWDFLSRKSGVDISEIKNYTYAHTLYDTIRHLFRVAAGLDSMILGETQILGQVRHAYQLACQYGATNRVLNTLFQQAITVGKRVRTETGIDQNAVSISYAAVELAKQQFKDLSGRSVLVIGAGKMSELTARYLVANGVSGVIVSNRSYQRAVGLAAQFNGRAVKFDQLYQHIEEADIIISCTAASHYVVRLNDVAEAIARRRCRELMIIDIAVPRDIDPAVGQLPGVTLYDIDDLQQVVDHNLAQRKKAAVAAESIIEEELDQFMQWLSMQFVVPTIAALKQRGEEIKQKELRRALNRLGDISEHDRKVVSSLANSIVNQLLHVPVAQLKAYALTPEGHLYMKVLQNLFKLELPGEQSQGGKEPVQGNLATGR, encoded by the coding sequence ATGCTTATCATCGCGGTCGGAGTGAACCATAGAACAGCGCCGGTGGAAATCCGGGAGCGGCTTTCCTTCTCGGATCATTCCCTGGAAGCATCTTTGGCCCGGTTAAACAGTTATCCCGCCATTGAAGGGTGTATCATCCTGTCCACCTGTAACCGGACGGAAATTTACGCCGCCACGCGGGAACTGGACGAGGGGTTAAATGCCATCTGGGACTTCCTCTCCCGGAAATCCGGTGTGGACATTTCGGAAATTAAAAACTACACCTACGCCCATACCCTCTATGATACCATCCGCCACCTTTTCCGGGTGGCAGCCGGCCTGGATTCCATGATCCTGGGGGAAACCCAGATTCTAGGCCAGGTGCGTCATGCCTACCAGCTGGCCTGCCAGTACGGGGCAACCAACCGGGTGCTGAACACGCTGTTCCAGCAGGCCATTACGGTAGGCAAACGGGTGCGCACGGAAACGGGTATCGATCAGAACGCCGTATCCATCAGCTATGCCGCCGTGGAGCTGGCCAAGCAACAATTCAAGGACCTTTCCGGTCGCTCCGTGCTGGTTATTGGCGCCGGCAAGATGAGCGAGTTGACCGCCCGCTACCTGGTAGCCAACGGGGTGTCGGGAGTGATTGTTTCCAACCGCTCCTACCAGCGGGCTGTGGGCCTGGCCGCCCAGTTTAACGGCCGGGCAGTAAAATTCGATCAACTTTACCAGCATATCGAGGAAGCGGACATTATCATCAGCTGTACCGCGGCCTCCCATTATGTGGTGCGCCTTAATGACGTGGCGGAAGCCATTGCCCGCCGCCGGTGCCGGGAGCTGATGATCATCGATATTGCGGTACCCCGGGACATTGACCCGGCGGTGGGCCAACTGCCGGGAGTAACTCTTTATGATATCGATGATTTGCAACAGGTGGTGGACCACAACCTGGCCCAGCGTAAAAAGGCCGCCGTGGCAGCAGAAAGCATCATTGAGGAAGAACTGGATCAGTTTATGCAATGGTTGAGTATGCAGTTTGTCGTACCCACCATTGCGGCCCTGAAGCAACGGGGAGAAGAAATTAAACAAAAGGAATTGCGCCGGGCACTCAACCGGTTGGGGGACATTTCCGAACATGATCGCAAGGTGGTCAGTTCCCTGGCCAACTCCATTGTCAACCAGCTGCTGCACGTACCGGTGGCCCAGCTTAAAGCTTATGCCCTTACCCCCGAGGGTCACCTGTATATGAAAGTATTGCAGAATCTTTTCAAACTGGAACTCCCGGGGGAACAGTCCCAGGGTGGCAAAGAGCCTGTGCAGGGTAACCTGGCTACCGGCAGATAA
- a CDS encoding NADH-quinone oxidoreductase subunit NuoF yields MINGLNDLIDIRKKRLPDINARREKPGAAPGWQVLVCTGTGCTSSASHQVREELARQVQLKKVQARVFRTGCFGFCKMGPLVVIYPGQTLYCLVKKEDVAEIVEKHLLEGQVVERLLYEEPASGERKRRLSDIRFFRAQHRVALRNCGLINPEDITEYIACEGYFALADVLLNWTPVQVVDAIKRSGLRGRGGAGFPTGRKWELAAAAEGPVKYVVCNADEGDPGAFMDRSILEGDPHSVLEAMAIAGYAIGAREGYIYVRAEYPIAVDRLERAIAQARQYGLLGRRIFNTNFDFDIDLRLGAGAFVCGEETALLRSAAGERGEPRPRPPYPAQCGLWGKPTLLNNVETYANVPVIIREGPAWFASLGTENSRGTKVFSLAGKVLNTGLIEVPMGTTLRTVVFDIGGGIPEGRQFKAVQTGGPSGGCIPERYLDTPIDYESLKQLGSMMGSGGMIVLDETDCVVDIAKFYLQFSQDESCGQCTPCRVGTRRMLEILERITQGKGEMEDLNELEELSREVMDASLCGLGQTAPNPVLSTLKYFRDEYEAHIRDKRCPAGVCRALLDYVIDEEKCVACGLCARECVAKAIMGEKKGKPYFIDRQKCLKCGACLARCPKGAIYTA; encoded by the coding sequence GTGATCAACGGGCTGAACGACCTGATCGATATCCGGAAGAAACGGCTCCCGGACATTAACGCCCGCAGGGAAAAGCCGGGGGCGGCCCCCGGCTGGCAGGTGCTGGTCTGTACCGGTACGGGTTGCACCTCTTCGGCCAGCCACCAGGTGAGGGAGGAGCTGGCCAGGCAGGTTCAGTTAAAGAAGGTCCAGGCCCGGGTGTTCAGGACCGGTTGTTTTGGTTTTTGTAAAATGGGACCCCTGGTGGTTATTTACCCCGGGCAAACTCTTTATTGTTTGGTAAAAAAAGAAGATGTTGCCGAAATTGTGGAAAAACATTTGCTGGAAGGTCAGGTAGTGGAACGCCTCCTCTATGAAGAACCGGCTTCCGGGGAAAGAAAGCGACGCCTTTCAGATATCCGGTTTTTCCGCGCCCAACACCGGGTAGCCCTGCGCAATTGCGGTCTGATCAACCCCGAGGATATTACAGAATATATAGCATGTGAGGGCTATTTTGCCCTGGCCGATGTCCTGCTAAATTGGACGCCGGTCCAGGTGGTGGATGCTATTAAGCGATCCGGTTTGCGGGGACGGGGCGGTGCGGGTTTTCCCACCGGCCGCAAATGGGAGCTGGCGGCAGCCGCGGAGGGGCCGGTAAAATACGTGGTTTGTAATGCGGACGAGGGGGATCCCGGGGCGTTCATGGACCGGAGTATTCTCGAGGGGGACCCCCACAGCGTGCTGGAAGCCATGGCCATTGCCGGCTATGCCATTGGGGCCCGGGAAGGTTATATTTACGTGCGGGCAGAGTATCCCATTGCCGTGGACCGGTTGGAACGGGCTATTGCCCAGGCCCGGCAGTATGGATTACTGGGGCGGCGCATATTCAATACTAATTTTGACTTTGACATCGACCTGCGCCTGGGTGCCGGCGCCTTTGTTTGCGGCGAGGAGACCGCCCTTTTGCGTTCGGCCGCTGGCGAGCGGGGTGAACCCCGCCCCCGCCCCCCCTACCCTGCCCAGTGCGGTCTGTGGGGAAAGCCCACCCTGCTGAATAATGTGGAAACCTACGCCAATGTGCCGGTGATCATTCGCGAAGGGCCCGCCTGGTTTGCCTCCCTCGGTACGGAAAACAGCCGGGGAACCAAGGTCTTTTCCCTGGCCGGCAAGGTCCTGAATACCGGTTTGATTGAGGTGCCTATGGGAACTACATTACGTACTGTAGTTTTTGACATTGGTGGGGGGATTCCCGAAGGTCGGCAATTCAAGGCGGTACAAACCGGCGGCCCCTCCGGGGGATGTATTCCGGAACGTTACCTGGATACGCCCATTGACTACGAATCCTTAAAGCAGCTGGGCTCCATGATGGGTTCCGGAGGCATGATCGTTCTGGACGAAACCGATTGCGTTGTAGACATTGCCAAGTTTTACCTGCAGTTTAGCCAGGATGAATCCTGCGGCCAGTGCACTCCCTGCAGGGTGGGAACCAGGCGTATGCTGGAAATTCTGGAACGGATCACCCAGGGAAAAGGGGAAATGGAAGATCTTAACGAACTGGAAGAACTTTCCCGGGAGGTTATGGACGCATCACTGTGCGGTCTGGGCCAGACTGCGCCCAACCCTGTTCTTTCTACCTTAAAATACTTCCGGGACGAATATGAGGCCCACATCAGGGATAAGCGCTGTCCCGCCGGAGTCTGCCGGGCATTGTTGGACTACGTAATAGATGAAGAAAAATGCGTTGCCTGCGGCTTGTGTGCCCGGGAATGTGTCGCTAAAGCCATTATGGGGGAAAAGAAAGGTAAGCCTTATTTTATTGACCGGCAGAAATGTTTGAAATGCGGGGCCTGTTTGGCCCGCTGCCCCAAGGGAGCTATTTATACCGCTTGA